The following proteins are encoded in a genomic region of Acipenser ruthenus chromosome 4, fAciRut3.2 maternal haplotype, whole genome shotgun sequence:
- the LOC131736894 gene encoding zinc finger and SCAN domain-containing protein 29-like has product MDPAALNTMMEAQARRHEETLAAVMERMNAMFLAANQRREPVAEPAVAPPKPKVVKMSLEDDPEAYLTSFERQATAALWPREWWATQLGPNLIGEAQAAYHALTHEQAMDYDVVKKAILQRLDITEETHRRRFREYQRPEGVRPRVMAQQLVDQVTRWLCPGERTAEEVAEIVTIEQFIQLLGPEASNWVSRHRPTTLDAAVRLAEGYEDSMPTPLPTPIHPTPTFIRPRMAGPRPGPLHPHTPFTSGPAPSRSPTGGLAPQHWRPRSTPSWGRTGAPSPLSGRQRDNQAPWAPLPLECYRCHGVGHLARNCPSAMECGAASHYLVPATEEE; this is encoded by the coding sequence ATGGACCCTGCAGCACTGAACACCATGATGGAGGCTCAGGCACGGAGGCATGAAGAGACCTTGGCAGCGGTGATGGAGAGGATGAATGCCATGTTCCTCGCGGCCAACCAGAGGAGGGAACCGGTGGCCGAACCAGCAGTAGCGCCTCCGAAACCTAAAgtggtgaagatgtcgctggaggatgatcccgaggcctatttaACATCCTTTGAAAGGCAGGCGACAGCAGCCCtatggcctcgggagtggtgggctacccagctgGGACCCAATCTGAtcggggaagcccaggcagcctaccacgcTTTAACCCATGAACAAGCCATGGATTATGATGTGGTAAAGAAAGCCATCCTTCAGCGACTGGACATCACGGAGGAGACGCaccgccgccggttccgggagtaccaacGCCCCGAAGGAGTCCGACCCCGAGTAATGGCCCAGCAGTTGGTGGACcaggtgacccggtggctctgccctggTGAACGCACAGCAGAGGAGGTGGCTGAGATTGTCACCATtgaacaatttatacagttgctgGGGCCAGAAGCCAGTAATTGGGTCAGCCGGCACCGGCCCACCACGCTGGACGCCGCAGTCAGGTTGGCTGAGGGGTACGAGGACTCTATGCCCACACCGCTGCCCACCCCGATACATCCCACGCCGACCTTCATCAGACCCAGGATGGCGGGCCCAAGGCCTGGGCCCCTTCACCCACACACACCCTTCACGTCTGGACCAGCACCCTCACGTTCCCCAACGGGTGGCCTCGCTCCACAACACTGGAGGCCGAGGtcaacccccagctggggtagaacagGGGCCCCCTCCCCGCTGTCAGGTCGGCAGCGGGACAATCAGGCTCCGTGGGCGCCTCTCCCTCTGGAATGTTACCGGTGCCATGGGGTCGGCCACCTTGCCCGGAATTGCCCCTCAGCAATGGAGTGTGGTGCGGCTTCGCATTATTTGGTACCGGcgacag